A DNA window from Variovorax sp. J2L1-78 contains the following coding sequences:
- a CDS encoding branched-chain amino acid ABC transporter permease: MKSKNLIVFLIAAVALLALPLLLQTQGNAWVRIVDIALLYVLLALGLNIVVGYAGLLDLGYVAFFAIGAYLYALLGSPHLTDTFPAIKAMFPNGLHAPLLIVIPLALVLAGMFGVLLGAPTLRLRGDYLAIVTLGFGEIIRVFLNTLDHPYNVTNGPKGLDAIDPVHFWGLNLGRPFKFGDYTISSVSLYYYLFLALVIVTVIISHRLQLSRVGRAWMAIREDEIAAKAMGINTRNMKLLAFGMGASFGGVSGAMFAAFQSFVSPESFSLMESVMIVAMVVLGGIGHLPGVILGAVLLAALPEVLRYIAGPLQSMTDGRLDASILRQLFIALAMIVIMLVRPRGLWPSPEHGKSLKRRSGDATPIEATGVDSPADEVPHAPARPMSINP, encoded by the coding sequence ATGAAAAGCAAGAACCTCATCGTCTTCCTGATCGCCGCCGTCGCGCTGCTGGCGCTGCCGCTGCTGCTGCAGACCCAGGGCAATGCCTGGGTGCGCATCGTCGACATCGCGCTGCTCTACGTGCTGCTGGCCCTGGGCCTGAACATCGTGGTTGGCTACGCCGGCCTGCTCGACCTGGGCTACGTGGCCTTCTTCGCCATCGGTGCGTATCTCTATGCGTTGCTGGGCTCGCCCCATCTCACCGACACCTTCCCGGCCATCAAGGCCATGTTCCCGAACGGACTGCATGCACCGCTCTTGATCGTGATTCCACTGGCGCTGGTGCTGGCGGGCATGTTCGGCGTGCTGCTGGGCGCGCCCACGCTGCGCCTGCGTGGCGACTACCTGGCGATCGTGACGCTGGGCTTCGGCGAGATCATCCGCGTGTTCCTGAACACGCTCGACCATCCGTACAACGTGACCAACGGTCCCAAGGGCCTGGACGCCATCGATCCGGTGCACTTCTGGGGCCTCAACCTCGGCAGGCCGTTCAAGTTCGGCGACTACACGATCTCGTCGGTGTCGCTCTACTACTACCTGTTCCTGGCGCTGGTGATCGTCACCGTGATCATTTCGCACCGGCTGCAGCTGTCGCGCGTCGGCCGGGCCTGGATGGCCATCCGCGAAGACGAGATCGCCGCCAAGGCGATGGGCATCAACACCCGCAACATGAAGCTGCTGGCCTTCGGCATGGGCGCCAGTTTCGGCGGCGTGTCGGGCGCGATGTTCGCTGCCTTCCAGAGCTTCGTGTCGCCCGAATCCTTCAGCCTGATGGAGTCGGTGATGATCGTCGCGATGGTGGTGCTGGGCGGCATCGGCCACCTGCCGGGCGTGATCCTGGGCGCGGTGCTGCTGGCGGCGCTGCCCGAGGTGCTGCGCTACATCGCCGGCCCGCTGCAGTCGATGACCGACGGCCGGCTCGACGCGTCGATCCTGCGGCAACTGTTCATCGCCTTGGCCATGATCGTGATCATGCTGGTGCGTCCGCGCGGCCTGTGGCCGTCGCCGGAGCATGGCAAGTCGCTCAAGCGCAGGAGTGGCGACGCCACCCCCATCGAAGCCACGGGCGTCGACAGCCCGGCCGACGAAGTGCCGCATGCACCCGCGCGCCCCATGTCGATCAACCCTTGA
- a CDS encoding branched-chain amino acid ABC transporter permease, translating into MEILLQQIINGLVLGSMYALIALGYTMVYGIINLINFAHGEVLMVGALTSWTVIGLMRDAMPGAPGWLILLLALIIACVVAATLNFVIEKVAYRPLRNSPKLAPLITAIGMSILLQTLAMIIWRPTNKAYPTLLPSESIVVGGASISPTQIMILVVTAISLAILTWLVNYTKLGRAMRATAENPRVASLMGIRPDMVISATFIIGAVLAAIAGVMYASNYGIAQHAMGFGPGLKAFTAAVFGGIGNLAGAVVGGILLGLIEAIGAGYLGAVTGGVLGSQHSDIFAFVILILTLTVRPSGLLGERVADRA; encoded by the coding sequence ATGGAAATCTTGCTGCAGCAGATCATCAACGGTCTGGTTCTCGGCAGCATGTACGCCTTGATAGCCTTGGGCTACACCATGGTGTACGGCATCATCAACCTCATCAATTTCGCGCACGGCGAAGTCCTGATGGTCGGCGCGCTGACCAGCTGGACGGTCATCGGCCTGATGCGCGACGCCATGCCCGGTGCGCCTGGTTGGCTGATCCTGCTGCTGGCCCTGATCATCGCGTGCGTGGTGGCGGCCACGCTCAACTTCGTGATCGAGAAGGTGGCCTACCGGCCGCTGCGCAACAGCCCCAAGCTGGCGCCGCTCATCACCGCCATCGGCATGTCGATCCTGCTGCAGACGCTGGCGATGATCATCTGGCGACCGACCAACAAGGCGTACCCCACGCTGCTGCCGAGCGAATCGATCGTGGTCGGCGGCGCCTCAATCTCGCCCACGCAGATCATGATCCTGGTGGTCACGGCGATCTCGCTGGCCATCCTGACCTGGCTGGTCAACTACACCAAGCTCGGCCGCGCGATGCGCGCCACTGCCGAGAACCCGCGGGTCGCCTCGCTCATGGGCATCCGGCCCGACATGGTGATTTCCGCCACCTTCATCATCGGTGCGGTGCTGGCGGCCATCGCCGGCGTGATGTACGCGTCGAACTACGGCATCGCACAGCACGCCATGGGTTTCGGCCCGGGCCTCAAGGCCTTCACGGCGGCCGTGTTCGGGGGCATCGGCAACCTGGCCGGTGCGGTGGTCGGCGGCATCCTGCTCGGCCTCATCGAAGCCATCGGCGCGGGCTACCTGGGCGCGGTCACCGGCGGTGTCCTGGGCAGCCAGCACAGCGACATCTTCGCTTTCGTCATCCTGATCCTGACGCTGACCGTGCGGCCTTCCGGCCTGCTGGGCGAGCGTGTGGCAGACCGAGCCTGA
- a CDS encoding replication-associated recombination protein A, which produces MAISTLPPLAERLRPKTLGEVIGQQHLLGPGMPLRIAFESGQPHSCILWGPPGTGKTTIARLMADAFDAQFLSISAVLGGVKDIRDAVERATVARDGLEQRRTIVFVDEVHRFNKSQQDAFLPHVESGLFTFIGATTENPSFEVNSALLSRAAVYVLQPLTEADLQQIVAKAQAIDAVPTIDDAAVDRLVAYADGDARRLLNTLETLAVAARAEKLDHIADDWLLRVLGERMRRYDKGGEQFYDTISALHKSVRGSDPDAALYWFVRMLDGGADPRYMARRLVRMASEDIGLADPRALRLALDAAEVYERLGTPEGELALAECVVYLAIAPKSNAVYKAYNEVKAFIKKDGTRPVPMHLRNAPTKLMKELDYGKGYRYAHDEEGGFAAGESYLPDGMAAPGFYQPVERGLEIRIAEKMRELQRRNGDAK; this is translated from the coding sequence ATGGCCATTTCCACCCTGCCTCCCCTCGCCGAACGCCTTCGTCCGAAAACCCTGGGCGAGGTGATCGGCCAGCAGCACCTCCTCGGCCCCGGCATGCCCCTGCGCATCGCCTTCGAATCCGGCCAGCCGCACTCCTGCATCCTCTGGGGCCCGCCCGGCACCGGCAAGACCACCATCGCCCGGCTGATGGCCGATGCCTTCGACGCACAGTTCCTGAGCATCAGCGCCGTCCTCGGCGGCGTGAAGGACATCCGTGACGCCGTCGAGCGCGCCACCGTGGCGCGCGATGGCCTGGAGCAGCGACGCACCATCGTCTTCGTCGACGAGGTGCATCGTTTCAACAAGAGCCAGCAGGACGCCTTCCTGCCGCATGTCGAATCGGGCCTGTTCACCTTCATCGGCGCGACCACCGAGAACCCGTCCTTCGAGGTCAACTCGGCACTGTTGTCGCGCGCGGCGGTCTATGTGCTGCAGCCGCTCACCGAAGCCGACCTCCAGCAGATCGTCGCCAAGGCGCAGGCGATCGACGCGGTGCCCACGATCGACGATGCGGCGGTCGACCGGCTGGTGGCCTACGCCGATGGCGACGCGCGCCGGCTGCTCAACACGCTCGAGACGCTGGCCGTGGCCGCGCGCGCCGAGAAGCTGGACCACATCGCCGACGACTGGCTGCTGCGCGTGCTGGGCGAGCGCATGCGCCGCTACGACAAGGGCGGCGAGCAGTTCTACGACACCATCAGCGCGCTGCACAAATCGGTGCGCGGCAGCGACCCCGACGCCGCGCTCTACTGGTTCGTGCGCATGCTCGATGGTGGCGCCGACCCGCGCTACATGGCGCGCCGGCTGGTGCGCATGGCCAGCGAGGACATTGGCCTGGCCGACCCGCGCGCGCTGCGGCTGGCCCTGGACGCCGCCGAGGTCTACGAGCGCCTGGGCACGCCCGAAGGCGAACTGGCGCTGGCCGAATGCGTGGTCTACCTGGCCATCGCGCCCAAGTCCAACGCGGTCTACAAGGCCTACAACGAGGTCAAGGCCTTCATCAAGAAGGACGGCACACGCCCCGTCCCCATGCACCTGCGCAATGCCCCGACGAAGCTCATGAAGGAGCTCGACTACGGCAAGGGTTACCGCTATGCGCACGACGAAGAGGGCGGGTTCGCGGCCGGCGAAAGCTATCTGCCCGACGGGATGGCCGCCCCGGGCTTCTACCAGCCGGTCGAGCGCGGCCTGGAAATTCGCATTGCCGAGAAGATGCGCGAACTGCAGCGCCGCAACGGCGACGCCAAGTAA
- the lolA gene encoding outer membrane lipoprotein chaperone LolA, with the protein MAGAAMSVWATGMESLEAFVKNVKSGRAEFTQTVTAPAKEGQPARAKVSTGTFEFQRPGQFKFDYKKPFAQTIVADGKTLWLYDADLNQVTQRAQAQALGSTPAALIAAAPDLRALQADFTLESAPERDGLQWVKATPKAKDGQLQGIQVGFQGEALAALEIQDSFGQRSVLKFSKVEVNPALGAGAFAFKAPAGADVLKQ; encoded by the coding sequence ATGGCAGGCGCCGCGATGAGCGTCTGGGCGACGGGCATGGAAAGCCTCGAGGCCTTCGTGAAGAACGTGAAGTCCGGCCGCGCCGAGTTCACGCAGACGGTGACGGCCCCGGCCAAGGAAGGCCAGCCCGCGCGCGCCAAGGTGTCGACCGGCACCTTCGAATTCCAGCGCCCGGGCCAGTTCAAGTTCGACTACAAGAAGCCCTTCGCGCAGACCATCGTGGCCGACGGCAAGACCTTGTGGCTCTACGACGCCGACCTGAACCAGGTCACGCAGCGCGCGCAGGCGCAGGCCCTGGGCTCGACACCCGCGGCCCTGATCGCCGCCGCGCCCGACCTGCGCGCGCTGCAGGCCGACTTCACGCTGGAGTCGGCACCGGAACGCGATGGCCTGCAGTGGGTCAAGGCCACACCGAAGGCCAAGGACGGACAGCTGCAGGGCATCCAGGTCGGTTTCCAGGGCGAAGCGCTCGCGGCGCTGGAGATCCAGGACAGCTTCGGCCAGCGTTCGGTGCTCAAGTTCAGCAAGGTCGAGGTCAACCCCGCGCTGGGCGCCGGTGCCTTCGCCTTCAAGGCGCCCGCCGGCGCAGACGTGCTCAAGCAATAG
- a CDS encoding DNA translocase FtsK encodes MTYSLNTLQSSTAGDPPVRVRALRFAHEITLIAGFVALMFWLIAMLSYTPSDAAWSTSGTGGEVKNWGGRIGAWIADGSYFLGGYSIWWALGAGLRVWLSSLAGWLRGGEAGGAPAAAPLGRFNRSRLAFWFGLVLLLCASAMLEWSRLYRLEFRLPGHGGGILGYVVGPLSVKWMGFTGSALIAIAGGVIGSALVFRFSWSHIAERIGARVYSLFESRREKREIAEDIALGRQAAREREEVVFPEARDSEPMLVDDTLPPEPRPKRRAPAPPVQIEPALAEVPKSDRVAKERQKPLFRELPDSKLPQVDLLDAAQLRQETVSSDTLEMTSRMIEKKLKDFGVQVRVVLASPGPVITRYEIEPATGVKGSQIVGLAKDLARSLSLVSIRVVETIPGKNFMALELPNAKRQSIKLSEILGSQVYNEGKSFLTMGLGKDIIGNPVVADLAKMPHVLVAGTTGSGKSVGINAMILSLLYKAEARDVRLLMIDPKMLEMSVYEGIPHLLAPVVTDMRQAAHGLNWCVAEMERRYKLMSKLGVRNLAGYNTKIDEAKAREEFIYNPFSLTPDDPEPLRREPHIVVVIDELADLMMVVGKKIEELIARLAQKARAAGIHLILATQRPSVDVITGLIKANIPTRIAFQVSSKIDSRTILDQMGAEALLGMGDMLYMPSGTGLPIRVHGAFVSDEEVHRVVAYLKSQGEPDYIEGVLEGGTVDGDGDLLGDGGGDAEKDPMYDQAVEVVLKNRKASISLVQRHLKIGYNRAARLVEDMEKAGLVSAMSGAGQREILVPARTE; translated from the coding sequence ATGACTTATTCCTTGAACACTCTCCAGTCCTCGACCGCGGGCGATCCGCCGGTGCGCGTGCGCGCCCTGCGCTTCGCGCACGAAATCACCCTCATCGCCGGCTTCGTCGCCCTGATGTTCTGGCTGATTGCGATGCTCAGCTACACACCCTCGGATGCAGCTTGGTCGACCTCGGGCACGGGCGGCGAGGTGAAGAACTGGGGCGGTCGCATCGGGGCGTGGATCGCCGATGGCAGTTACTTTCTCGGCGGTTACTCGATCTGGTGGGCGCTGGGCGCCGGCCTGCGCGTGTGGCTGTCGTCGCTTGCCGGGTGGCTGCGCGGGGGCGAGGCCGGCGGCGCGCCCGCGGCGGCGCCCCTGGGCCGCTTCAACCGAAGCCGTCTCGCCTTCTGGTTCGGCCTGGTGCTGTTGCTCTGTGCCAGTGCGATGCTCGAATGGTCCCGCCTCTATCGCCTCGAATTCCGCCTGCCTGGCCACGGTGGCGGCATCCTCGGCTATGTCGTCGGCCCGCTGAGCGTCAAGTGGATGGGCTTCACCGGCTCGGCGCTGATTGCGATCGCGGGGGGCGTCATCGGTTCGGCGCTGGTGTTCCGCTTCTCCTGGAGCCACATCGCCGAGCGCATCGGCGCCCGCGTGTACTCGCTGTTCGAATCGCGCCGTGAAAAGCGAGAGATCGCGGAGGACATCGCGCTCGGCCGACAGGCCGCGCGTGAGCGCGAAGAGGTCGTTTTCCCGGAGGCGCGCGACAGCGAGCCGATGCTGGTCGACGACACGCTGCCGCCCGAACCGCGGCCCAAGCGCCGGGCGCCGGCGCCGCCGGTGCAGATCGAGCCGGCGCTGGCCGAGGTGCCCAAGAGCGACCGCGTCGCCAAGGAGCGCCAGAAGCCGCTGTTCCGCGAGCTGCCCGACAGCAAGCTGCCGCAGGTCGACCTGCTCGATGCGGCGCAGCTGCGCCAGGAAACCGTCTCGAGCGATACGCTGGAGATGACCTCGCGCATGATCGAGAAGAAGCTGAAGGACTTCGGCGTGCAGGTGCGCGTGGTGCTGGCATCGCCCGGCCCGGTGATCACCCGCTACGAGATCGAGCCCGCCACCGGCGTGAAGGGCTCGCAGATCGTCGGCCTGGCCAAGGACTTGGCTCGCTCGCTGTCGCTGGTGTCGATCCGCGTGGTGGAGACGATCCCCGGCAAGAACTTCATGGCGCTCGAACTGCCCAATGCCAAGCGGCAGTCGATCAAGCTCAGCGAAATCCTGGGCTCGCAGGTCTACAACGAAGGCAAGTCCTTCCTCACGATGGGCCTGGGCAAGGACATCATCGGCAACCCGGTGGTGGCCGACCTCGCCAAGATGCCGCACGTGCTGGTGGCCGGTACCACGGGCTCGGGCAAGTCGGTCGGCATCAACGCGATGATCCTGAGCCTGCTCTACAAGGCCGAGGCGCGCGACGTGCGCCTGCTCATGATCGACCCGAAGATGCTGGAAATGTCGGTGTACGAGGGCATCCCGCACCTGCTGGCGCCGGTGGTCACCGACATGCGCCAGGCGGCGCACGGCCTGAACTGGTGCGTGGCCGAGATGGAGCGCCGCTACAAGCTCATGAGCAAGCTGGGCGTGCGCAACCTGGCCGGCTACAACACCAAGATCGACGAGGCCAAGGCGCGCGAGGAGTTCATCTACAACCCCTTCAGCCTGACGCCGGACGACCCCGAGCCGCTGCGCCGCGAGCCGCACATCGTGGTGGTCATCGACGAGCTGGCCGACCTCATGATGGTCGTCGGCAAGAAAATCGAAGAGCTCATCGCCCGCCTGGCGCAGAAGGCACGCGCGGCCGGCATCCACCTGATCCTGGCCACGCAGCGGCCGAGCGTCGACGTGATCACCGGCCTGATCAAGGCCAACATCCCGACCCGCATCGCCTTCCAGGTGTCCAGCAAGATCGACTCGCGGACCATCCTCGACCAGATGGGCGCCGAGGCCCTGCTGGGCATGGGTGACATGCTTTACATGCCGAGTGGTACGGGCTTGCCGATTCGCGTGCATGGTGCGTTCGTGAGCGACGAGGAAGTGCACCGCGTGGTGGCCTACCTCAAGAGCCAGGGCGAGCCGGACTACATCGAGGGGGTGCTGGAAGGCGGAACCGTCGACGGCGACGGCGATCTACTGGGAGACGGTGGCGGCGACGCCGAGAAGGACCCGATGTACGACCAGGCGGTCGAAGTCGTGCTCAAGAACCGCAAGGCCAGCATCTCGCTGGTGCAGCGCCACCTGAAGATCGGCTACAACCGCGCGGCGCGGCTGGTCGAGGACATGGAAAAAGCGGGGCTGGTCAGCGCCATGAGCGGCGCGGGCCAGCGCGAGATCCTGGTGCCTGCGCGCACCGAATGA
- a CDS encoding Crp/Fnr family transcriptional regulator encodes MSMLSNLELLRRVPLFAALTPTQSASIADAIVKKRFKRAEVIVEQGKKTDALYIILTGRARVMSTDSRGREVILATLQPGDYIGEMSLIDDEPHSATVRTEIQTDVLMLDRDAFSRCLPENSSMSYNIMRGLVQRLRHADRKIESLALMDVYGRVARSLIEFAVDDGQGNLKIRDKISRQDLAKMVGASREMVSRVMKDLEERGFVQTQPDGSMLVKDRLSSLA; translated from the coding sequence ATGTCGATGCTGTCCAACCTTGAATTGCTGCGCCGAGTGCCCTTGTTCGCCGCACTGACACCCACCCAGTCTGCGAGCATTGCCGACGCAATTGTCAAAAAGCGTTTCAAGCGCGCGGAAGTCATCGTGGAGCAGGGCAAGAAGACCGATGCCCTCTACATCATCCTGACGGGCCGCGCGCGGGTGATGAGCACCGACAGCCGGGGTCGCGAGGTGATCCTTGCCACGCTCCAGCCCGGTGACTACATCGGCGAGATGAGTCTGATCGACGACGAGCCGCACTCGGCCACCGTCCGTACCGAAATCCAGACCGACGTCCTCATGCTCGACCGCGACGCGTTCTCGCGCTGCCTGCCCGAGAACTCGTCGATGTCGTACAACATCATGCGCGGCCTGGTGCAGCGCCTGCGCCACGCCGACCGCAAGATCGAATCGCTGGCGCTGATGGACGTCTACGGCCGCGTCGCACGCTCCCTCATCGAGTTCGCGGTCGACGACGGCCAGGGCAACCTGAAAATCCGCGACAAGATCTCCCGCCAGGATTTGGCCAAGATGGTCGGTGCGTCGCGCGAGATGGTCAGTCGCGTGATGAAGGACCTGGAAGAGCGCGGTTTCGTTCAGACACAACCCGATGGATCGATGCTGGTCAAGGATCGGCTCTCCTCGCTGGCCTGA
- the trxB gene encoding thioredoxin-disulfide reductase: MSSIQHAKVLILGSGPAGYTAAVYAARANLQPLLITGMAQGGQLMTTTEVDNWPADVHGVQGPELMQRFLEHAERFKTQIVFDHISEVDFSQRPFTLKGDSGTYTCDALIIATGASAKYLGLDSEQHFMGRGVSGCATCDGFFYREQEVCVIGGGNTAVEEALYLSNIASKVTLVHRRDKFKAEPILVDKLNEKVAEGKIVLKTHKVLDEVLGDDSGVTGIRLKSTEGDATEQIDLKGCFIAIGHHPNTDIFQGQLEMKGGYIVTKSGLQGFATMTSVPGVFAAGDVQDNIYRQAITSAGTGCMAALDAQRFLEQE; this comes from the coding sequence ATGTCCTCAATACAACACGCCAAGGTCCTGATTCTTGGCTCCGGCCCTGCCGGTTACACGGCTGCAGTCTATGCCGCGCGCGCGAATTTGCAGCCTCTGCTGATCACCGGCATGGCGCAAGGGGGACAGCTCATGACGACCACCGAAGTCGACAACTGGCCCGCCGATGTGCATGGCGTCCAGGGCCCGGAACTGATGCAGCGTTTTCTGGAGCACGCCGAGCGCTTCAAGACACAGATCGTGTTCGACCACATCAGCGAGGTCGACTTCAGCCAACGCCCCTTCACGCTCAAGGGCGACAGCGGCACCTACACCTGCGACGCGCTCATCATCGCCACCGGCGCCTCGGCCAAGTACCTCGGGCTCGATTCCGAACAGCATTTCATGGGCCGCGGGGTCTCCGGCTGCGCCACCTGCGACGGCTTCTTCTACCGCGAGCAGGAAGTCTGCGTGATCGGCGGCGGCAACACGGCCGTCGAAGAAGCGCTGTACCTGTCCAACATCGCCAGCAAGGTCACGCTGGTGCATCGGCGCGACAAGTTCAAGGCCGAGCCGATCCTCGTGGACAAGCTCAACGAGAAGGTGGCCGAAGGCAAGATCGTGCTGAAGACGCACAAGGTGCTGGACGAAGTGCTGGGTGACGACTCGGGCGTGACCGGCATCCGGCTGAAGAGCACGGAAGGCGATGCCACCGAGCAGATCGACCTCAAGGGCTGCTTCATCGCGATCGGACACCATCCGAACACCGACATCTTCCAGGGTCAATTGGAGATGAAGGGCGGCTACATCGTGACGAAATCGGGGCTCCAGGGCTTCGCGACGATGACCAGCGTCCCTGGCGTTTTCGCGGCGGGCGACGTGCAGGACAACATCTACCGCCAAGCCATCACCAGCGCCGGTACCGGCTGCATGGCCGCCCTCGACGCCCAACGCTTCCTCGAGCAGGAATAA
- the rpmB gene encoding 50S ribosomal protein L28, which produces MARVCDVTGKGPMVGNNVSHANNKTKRRFLPNLQYRRFWVETENRWVRLRVSSAALRLIDKNGIDAVLADLRARGQA; this is translated from the coding sequence ATGGCACGCGTATGTGACGTCACGGGCAAGGGCCCGATGGTCGGGAACAATGTTTCCCACGCCAACAACAAAACCAAGCGCCGGTTCCTGCCGAACCTGCAATACCGTCGTTTCTGGGTCGAGACCGAAAACCGCTGGGTTCGCCTGCGTGTTTCGAGCGCTGCACTGCGCCTGATCGACAAGAACGGCATCGATGCCGTGCTCGCAGACCTGCGCGCACGCGGCCAAGCTTAA
- the rpmG gene encoding 50S ribosomal protein L33, translated as MATSKGGREKIKLESTAGTGHFYTTSKNKKTMPEKMSIMKFDPKARKHVEYKEIKLK; from the coding sequence ATGGCAACGAGCAAAGGCGGACGCGAAAAGATCAAGCTGGAATCCACCGCGGGTACCGGCCATTTCTACACGACCAGCAAGAACAAGAAGACGATGCCTGAAAAGATGTCGATCATGAAGTTCGACCCGAAGGCGCGCAAGCACGTCGAATACAAGGAAATCAAGCTGAAGTAA
- a CDS encoding DesA family fatty acid desaturase, giving the protein MLLPDSAVLSAAIDWLGHGLWDIAWWKIVLYTLVTTHITIAAVTIFLHRTQTHRAMDLGAIPSHFFRFWLWLGTGMVTKEWVAIHRKHHAKCETEEDPHSPQVKGIDEVMWRGAELYRKESKNKDTIERFGHGTPNDWIERNLYSRFSWQGVGLMLVINLALFGAAGAAVWAVQMLWIPFWAAGVVNGIGHFWGYRNFEATDASTNLIPWGIIIGGEELHNNHHTYPTSAKFSVKKYEFDIGWVYISLMQKIGWAKVKKLPPKLLMGDVKPVADEKTLEALIANRYEVMAGYAREMRRTTRHELDALKAKGADLSVLKAAKRWLHRDDDKVPAAARTHLVQAREAHPVLDKMVTMREELRQLWLNTSHSREQLASDLAAWCRRAEESGIAGLREFSTRLRAARA; this is encoded by the coding sequence ATGTTGCTTCCTGACTCTGCCGTCCTGAGCGCGGCCATCGACTGGCTCGGACACGGCTTGTGGGACATCGCATGGTGGAAGATCGTGCTGTACACGCTCGTCACCACGCACATCACGATCGCAGCGGTCACGATCTTCCTGCATCGCACGCAGACCCATCGGGCCATGGACCTGGGCGCGATTCCCTCGCATTTCTTCCGTTTCTGGCTGTGGCTGGGCACGGGCATGGTGACCAAGGAATGGGTCGCCATCCACCGCAAGCACCACGCCAAGTGCGAAACCGAAGAAGACCCGCACAGCCCGCAGGTCAAGGGCATCGACGAAGTCATGTGGCGCGGCGCCGAGCTGTACCGCAAGGAATCGAAGAACAAGGACACGATCGAGCGCTTCGGCCACGGCACGCCCAATGACTGGATCGAGCGCAACCTGTATTCGCGCTTCAGCTGGCAGGGCGTCGGCCTGATGCTGGTGATCAACCTGGCGCTGTTCGGCGCCGCCGGCGCGGCCGTGTGGGCGGTGCAAATGCTCTGGATCCCGTTCTGGGCGGCCGGCGTGGTCAACGGCATCGGTCACTTCTGGGGCTACCGCAACTTCGAGGCGACCGACGCCAGCACCAACCTGATCCCCTGGGGCATCATCATTGGTGGCGAAGAGCTGCACAACAACCACCACACCTACCCGACGTCGGCCAAGTTCTCGGTCAAGAAGTACGAATTCGACATCGGCTGGGTCTACATCAGCCTGATGCAGAAGATCGGCTGGGCCAAGGTCAAGAAGCTGCCGCCGAAGCTGCTGATGGGCGATGTGAAACCCGTGGCCGACGAGAAGACGCTCGAGGCACTGATCGCCAACCGCTACGAGGTGATGGCCGGCTACGCCCGCGAAATGCGTCGGACCACCCGCCATGAGTTGGACGCGCTCAAGGCCAAGGGCGCCGACCTGTCGGTGCTGAAGGCGGCCAAGCGCTGGCTGCACCGCGACGACGACAAGGTGCCTGCCGCCGCCCGCACCCACCTCGTGCAAGCGCGCGAGGCGCATCCGGTGCTCGACAAGATGGTGACGATGCGTGAAGAGCTGCGTCAGTTGTGGCTCAACACCTCGCACTCCCGCGAGCAGCTGGCGTCGGACCTGGCGGCCTGGTGCCGCCGCGCCGAGGAAAGCGGCATCGCCGGCCTGCGTGAATTCTCGACACGCCTCCGCGCAGCGCGCGCCTGA